One Natronorubrum halophilum genomic window, TTTTCACTCGGTGTCTGCGGCGGGGTCACACGGAAGCATTCGGAGCGGTGATTTGAAATGCGCCAGTTGCGAAAAGGTACCATGGCTAAGTATTCGACTGGTTCGTCCTCCGGCAGCGGCGCGACGAACTGCGAACTCTGCGGTGCCGAGAGCGACTCGCTTCGCCTCGCGAGCGTCGCCGGTGCCGAACTCGAGGTCTGTCCCGACTGTGCACCCCACGACGACAATCAGAAACGCTCGCGATCGTCCCAGCGGAGTTCCCAGGGGCAGGACAGTGCCTCGAGCGACGAGTTGAATCGCAAGAAGAAGGCGGCCCGGAACGTCGCCAAGGCGAACCCGGTCTGGGACGGCGACTCCAAACACTGGGAGAAAGAGGGGACGAACTACGACGACGATCAACTCCCGTACCTCGTCTCCGACTACGGAGAGGTGCTGGTCGAGGCCCGCCGGGACGCCGGCCTCCAGCGCGAGGAACTCGCGGAGGAACTCGGCGCGCGCGAGAAGGCGATTCTCGCCGTCGAGCAGGGCCGGGCGACCCAGGCCGGCGTCGGTGGCGGGTTGATCGAGGCGCTCGAGGAGCGCCTGGACGTCACGCTGGCGGAGTAACGAGACGGGTTCGATACGGTTCCGTTAGACGGCAGTCTACGCGTTCGATGTCGACGCCGGCGGGCGATGCTCGGCAAGCAGACTTTTCATTGCGGAGGATAGACTCCACCTCATGACGCAACGGGCGGCAAGAGAGCCGTACACCACGCGATTCGAGACCGAGGTGACGGCCGTCGACGGGCGATCGGTCTGGCTCGAGACGAGCTACTTCTTCGGGGCGAGCGGCGGTCAGCCGGCCGATCACGGCACGGTCGGCGACATCGCCGTCACCGACGTGCAACTGGACGGCGGCGAGCAGGTCCACGTGCTCGCCGAGGAGCCGTCGTTCAAGTCCGGCCACCGCGTGCTGTGCTCTATCGACTGGTCGTTTCGCATGTACTGCATGCGAGCCCACACGGCCAGTCACGTCCTCTACGGTGCCGCCGTACGATCGCTCGAGGAGGAGCCGGCGTACGCCGGCCTCG contains:
- a CDS encoding multiprotein-bridging factor 1 family protein; translated protein: MAKYSTGSSSGSGATNCELCGAESDSLRLASVAGAELEVCPDCAPHDDNQKRSRSSQRSSQGQDSASSDELNRKKKAARNVAKANPVWDGDSKHWEKEGTNYDDDQLPYLVSDYGEVLVEARRDAGLQREELAEELGAREKAILAVEQGRATQAGVGGGLIEALEERLDVTLAE